In Syntrophobacterales bacterium, the sequence GGGCGGTTAATCCTGCCGACATGGCAACAGACAACCTGCTGCGCGACCTGCAGGAAAGCGGTCTTTTCCGCGCCGTGTTTTCACGATACGTGCTGGATGAAGGACGTTATGTCCTGCAGGGGGGGATTCATGAGTTTTTCCTCCGTATGGATAAAGCCGGCAATGCCGCTGTTATCAAACTGGAAATTACGCTCAAGGATATAACGCAGCGGGAGGCGACCAGGAGAATTCTGTTTCAGAAAAAATATCAGGAGGAAGAATTGCCGGCAACCCGGACGCCGGAAGGCTATGCCAAGGCAATGAGCCGCGCCCTGGAGAGAATTTCCCGAAAAATCACAAACGATATTTATAAAACCCTTGCGCCTGCCCAGGCAGGCACGCGATGAAGTTCTTGGAGCTTTCGGCGACCACCCCGGACGCGACCAAGCGCGCCCCGCCAATTTTATAAACAGACGAGCCAATTGCAAAACTATTTGTCATTCCCGAAAGCGGAGCTTAATGTACACAATGCTTCTATCGGGAATACGGTTTTTCAAGCAGTTAGAACCAGATTATGAACATTAAACTTCGTTTTCCCGCTTAAAATCATTGCGGGAATGACAGCGTTGGGAGTTTTGCAATTGGCTCAGACTAAAGTCCAAACAACCTGAGCAGTTGCTATAATATTTTGCTGCGAAAGATGAAAAAAACCGCACCCATCAGGCAAAAGCCCGCCCAGAGATAGTCCAGCGTAAATTTTTCTTTCATGTAAAGCGCGGAAAGGGGGATAAAGATTGAGAGAGTGATGACTTCCTGGATTATTTTTAATTGTCCCGGGGAGATGTTCGTATGCCCTATGCGGTTGGCCGGCACCTGCAGCAGATATTCAGACAGCGCTATCCCCCAGCTCGCCAGGGCGGCTATAATCCAGGGCTTATGGGACATGTTCCGCAGGTGCCCGTACCACGCGAAGGTCATGAAAATATTGCTTGCGAATAGCAACGCCACCGTTGCCAAAACCCTGTTCATACCCCTACCGCCCGCCATCATGCATGATAGACATGCCGACATTTTTTTCAGACGCCGCTCATTGCCGCCCTGCTGCGGGGGGTCATTTCATAAGCAGCCGTTCGCTGTCAAGTGAAATAATTACGGAAAAAATGACTCCCCGGAAATGTAAAACCCGTCACGGTAAATTTGTTCTGTTCGCAAAAGGCGGAAAATAGCGGGTTTTCCATCTTCGCCCTTTATTTAAAATCATGTACTTGCATGGAGAACAAACTTACCCTGCAAAACCCGTTGACACACGGTTGAATTTCCCGTATCGTCTCAGCCGTCAAAACCGGGCTGCGGCCATGTATCATCTATAACATCGGGAAATTATAATTAACTCTATGCATCTTCCGCTGTGGGGCCCCTTTGCGGCCACGCGGCAACCAGGGACAAGAGCAAAATAAATTTCAGCGGCGGGGAGAACGAAAATGGCAAAAATATTTGAAAAAATAAACATTAATGGCATGCTGCTCGAAAATCGCACTGTCCGTTCCGCAACCTGGGAGGGACTCGCGGACAAGGACGGAGGGGTCACACCGGCCCTGAGCGACCGGATGATCGCCCTGGCTCGGGGAGGCGTTGGCCTGATCATCACCGGGCATGCGTTCATCACCAAGAATGGTCGGAGTGGGCCGGGACAGCTCGGCGTTTACCAAGACGAACTGCTCCCCGGACTAACCCGACTGGCGACAGCGGTCCATAAAAACAGCAGCCGGATAGTCCTGCAGTTGGCCCACGGAGGCTTCTTCGCGATGGGCAAACTGACGGGCGAAGCGCCGCTCGCCCCCTCCCTCGTTCCCGAAATGGCCCAATCGCCCCGCCGGGAAATGACTCTTCCGGATATCCAGGAACTGGTCGGCGCCTTTGCCGCGGCGGCCGGAAGGGCAAAAGCCGCCGGTTTCGACGGGGTGCAGATCCACGCCGCCCACGGCTATCTGCTGAGTCAGTTTCTCTCGCCAGCTTTTAACCGGCGTACCGATGAATACGGGGGAAGTATTGAAAACCGCACCCGTTTTATTATCGAAGCGCTCCGCGCGATCCGTCTGTCCGTCGGCCCCGACTACCCGGTGCTGGTCAAGATGAACGTCGGCGATTTTATCGACGGCGGCCTTGCCCTCGACGACTCGCTTACGGCCGCCTCCCTGCTTGCCGAAGCAGGAATTGACGCAATCGAACTGAGCGGCGGATTCCTGAGCGGGGGAAAGCTGAGCCCGAGCAGGATGGGAATC encodes:
- a CDS encoding membrane integrity-associated transporter subunit PqiC, translated to MNTKLRFFRVSFLFLASLYVAGCVGKPPLTIDRYLIAYPAPVLEKLPRIEDALRVDRFSVADAYNSEAMIFRSDSVKFDSLNYNKWAVNPADMATDNLLRDLQESGLFRAVFSRYVLDEGRYVLQGGIHEFFLRMDKAGNAAVIKLEITLKDITQREATRRILFQKKYQEEELPATRTPEGYAKAMSRALERISRKITNDIYKTLAPAQAGTR
- a CDS encoding DMT family protein, which translates into the protein MNRVLATVALLFASNIFMTFAWYGHLRNMSHKPWIIAALASWGIALSEYLLQVPANRIGHTNISPGQLKIIQEVITLSIFIPLSALYMKEKFTLDYLWAGFCLMGAVFFIFRSKIL
- a CDS encoding NADH:flavin oxidoreductase; the protein is MAKIFEKININGMLLENRTVRSATWEGLADKDGGVTPALSDRMIALARGGVGLIITGHAFITKNGRSGPGQLGVYQDELLPGLTRLATAVHKNSSRIVLQLAHGGFFAMGKLTGEAPLAPSLVPEMAQSPRREMTLPDIQELVGAFAAAAGRAKAAGFDGVQIHAAHGYLLSQFLSPAFNRRTDEYGGSIENRTRFIIEALRAIRLSVGPDYPVLVKMNVGDFIDGGLALDDSLTAASLLAEAGIDAIELSGGFLSGGKLSPSRMGIDSEEKEAYFSEEAKAFRKKVSVPLILIGGTRSFGVAERLIADGIVDCVSFCRPLIREPDLINRWKSGNFAKAACISCNRCFGPGLTGQGVYCVAEKRSA